A genome region from Conger conger chromosome 16, fConCon1.1, whole genome shotgun sequence includes the following:
- the LOC133114289 gene encoding beta-1,4-mannosyl-glycoprotein 4-beta-N-acetylglucosaminyltransferase-like isoform X1: protein MKLAFGKPPWRQQKHWPRMKMRRHKVFLFCTVGLCVISFLHYYKALHYVSLLRELSAPYPNIKSFIVVAGMFWKERTTPLSSSLLKGGQALAMRLSDNEAEDSMELDREMGKDLIAWYDRVQPNHPNRKDAAVRKAPRMFAPADPMGPLGDLHQHNFQLRDDTTPYFVHTKAGALCFRHGTEMATPKDGAVREEERAAGQRSILQHQNTAHSPRARPQRGKRLVRCVCRQGWHGPYCGIPTMVQHSNLPTKDRLTPREVPRRVINAINVNHEFDLLHARFHELAQAVDLFLVCESNFTAYGETRSLQFLQLLLNGTYRYVQHKILYVFLDHFPDGGRQNGWIADDYLRTFLTQNGMSRVQGVRPDDVFIINDADEIPAREGVLFLKLFDGWTEPFAIHMRRSLYGFFWKQLGSLEVVSGCTVGMLNAVYENDGIKLRRREYYTMPGFRKYENDTGHILVQWSIGSPVHFAGWHCSWCFSPEGIHLKLISAQNGDFPRWGDYEDKRDLNYIRKLIRTGGWFDGSVQEYPPSDPKEHMYAPKYLLDNFERYRYMLVNTYS from the exons ATGAAGTTGGCATTTGGAAAACCCCCCTGGAGGCAGCAGAAGCATTGGCCCAG GATGAAAATGCGACGGCACAAAGTGTTCTTGTTTTGCACGGTGGGCCTGTGTGTCATCTCCTTCTTGCACTACTACAAGGCCCTGCACTATGTCTCGCTGTTGAGGGAGCTCTCTGCGCCATACCCCAACATCAAGTCCTTCATTGTGGTGGCTGGCATGTTCTGGAAGGAGAGAACCACCCCACTGTCCAGCTCCCTACTGAAGGGGGGGCAAGCCCTTGCCATGAGACTATCTGACAATGAGGCAGAAGACAGCATGGAGCTGGACAGGGAGATGGGCAAG GATTTGATTGCCTGGTACGACAGAGTGCAGCCCAATCACCCAAACAGGAAGGATGCAGCGGTGAGGAAGGCTCCCCGGATGTTTGCTCCCGCAGACCCCATGGGCCCACTTGGGGACCTCCACCAGCACAACTTCCAGCTCCGGGATGACACCACACCCTACTTTGTGCACACTAAAGCCGGAGCCCTATGTTTCAGGCATGGGACGGAGATGGCCACCCCCAAGGATGGTGCGGTGCGAGAAGAGGAAAGGGCAGCGGGCCAGCGTAGTATCCTCCAGCACCAGAATACCGCTCACTCGCCACGGGCTAGGCCCCAGCGGGGCAAGCGGCTGGTGCGATGTGTTTGCCGGCAGGGCTGGCACGGGCCTTACTGTGGCATCCCCACCATGGTGCAGCACTCCAATTTGCCCACCAAGGACAGGCTGACCCCGAGAGAGGTGCCCCGCAGGGTCATCAACGCCATCAATGTAAACCATGAGTTTGACCTCCTCCACGCCCGTTTTCACGAGCTGGCCCAAGCCGTGGACCTCTTCCTCGTGTGCGAATCCAACTTCACAGCTTACGGCGAGACCCGGTCCCTGCAattcctgcagctccttctcaaCGGGACCTACAGATATGTGCAGCACAAGATACTCTATGTCTTCCTGGATCACTTCCCTGACGGCGGGCGGCAGAACGGCTGGATCGCTGATGACTACCTGCGCACCTTCCTGACTCAGAATGGGATGTCCCGGGTGCAAGGGGTGCGGCCCGATGACGTCTTCATCATCAACGATGCCGATGAGATCCCAGCACGGGAGGGGGTCCTCTTCCTCAAGCTTTTCGACGGCTGGACAGAGCCCTTTGCCATTCACATGCGCAGGTCCCTCTACGGATTCTTCTGGAAGCAGCTGGGCTCCCTGGAGGTGGTGTCCGGGTGCACGGTGGGCATGCTGAATGCCGTCTACGAAAACGACGGCATCAAGCTTCGAAGGAGAGAGTACTACACCATGCCAGGCTTCCGAAAGTACGAGAACGACACGGGTCACATCCTGGTGCAGTGGTCCATTGGAAGCCCCGTTCATTTCGCGGGCTGGCACTGCTCCTGGTGTTTCAGCCCGGAGGGAATCCACCTCAAGCTCATCTCAGCCCAGAATGGGGACTTCCCCCGCTGGGGGGACTACGAGGATAAGCGGGACCTAAACTATATCCGGAAGCTAATCCGGACTGGGGGCTGGTTCGATGGGTCCGTGCAGGAGTATCCCCCGTCAGACCCGAAGGAGCACATGTATGCCCCCAAATATCTGCTGGATAACTTTGAGCGCTACCGCTACATGCTGGTGAACACCTACAGCTAA
- the LOC133114289 gene encoding beta-1,4-mannosyl-glycoprotein 4-beta-N-acetylglucosaminyltransferase-like isoform X2 gives MKMRRHKVFLFCTVGLCVISFLHYYKALHYVSLLRELSAPYPNIKSFIVVAGMFWKERTTPLSSSLLKGGQALAMRLSDNEAEDSMELDREMGKDLIAWYDRVQPNHPNRKDAAVRKAPRMFAPADPMGPLGDLHQHNFQLRDDTTPYFVHTKAGALCFRHGTEMATPKDGAVREEERAAGQRSILQHQNTAHSPRARPQRGKRLVRCVCRQGWHGPYCGIPTMVQHSNLPTKDRLTPREVPRRVINAINVNHEFDLLHARFHELAQAVDLFLVCESNFTAYGETRSLQFLQLLLNGTYRYVQHKILYVFLDHFPDGGRQNGWIADDYLRTFLTQNGMSRVQGVRPDDVFIINDADEIPAREGVLFLKLFDGWTEPFAIHMRRSLYGFFWKQLGSLEVVSGCTVGMLNAVYENDGIKLRRREYYTMPGFRKYENDTGHILVQWSIGSPVHFAGWHCSWCFSPEGIHLKLISAQNGDFPRWGDYEDKRDLNYIRKLIRTGGWFDGSVQEYPPSDPKEHMYAPKYLLDNFERYRYMLVNTYS, from the exons ATGAAAATGCGACGGCACAAAGTGTTCTTGTTTTGCACGGTGGGCCTGTGTGTCATCTCCTTCTTGCACTACTACAAGGCCCTGCACTATGTCTCGCTGTTGAGGGAGCTCTCTGCGCCATACCCCAACATCAAGTCCTTCATTGTGGTGGCTGGCATGTTCTGGAAGGAGAGAACCACCCCACTGTCCAGCTCCCTACTGAAGGGGGGGCAAGCCCTTGCCATGAGACTATCTGACAATGAGGCAGAAGACAGCATGGAGCTGGACAGGGAGATGGGCAAG GATTTGATTGCCTGGTACGACAGAGTGCAGCCCAATCACCCAAACAGGAAGGATGCAGCGGTGAGGAAGGCTCCCCGGATGTTTGCTCCCGCAGACCCCATGGGCCCACTTGGGGACCTCCACCAGCACAACTTCCAGCTCCGGGATGACACCACACCCTACTTTGTGCACACTAAAGCCGGAGCCCTATGTTTCAGGCATGGGACGGAGATGGCCACCCCCAAGGATGGTGCGGTGCGAGAAGAGGAAAGGGCAGCGGGCCAGCGTAGTATCCTCCAGCACCAGAATACCGCTCACTCGCCACGGGCTAGGCCCCAGCGGGGCAAGCGGCTGGTGCGATGTGTTTGCCGGCAGGGCTGGCACGGGCCTTACTGTGGCATCCCCACCATGGTGCAGCACTCCAATTTGCCCACCAAGGACAGGCTGACCCCGAGAGAGGTGCCCCGCAGGGTCATCAACGCCATCAATGTAAACCATGAGTTTGACCTCCTCCACGCCCGTTTTCACGAGCTGGCCCAAGCCGTGGACCTCTTCCTCGTGTGCGAATCCAACTTCACAGCTTACGGCGAGACCCGGTCCCTGCAattcctgcagctccttctcaaCGGGACCTACAGATATGTGCAGCACAAGATACTCTATGTCTTCCTGGATCACTTCCCTGACGGCGGGCGGCAGAACGGCTGGATCGCTGATGACTACCTGCGCACCTTCCTGACTCAGAATGGGATGTCCCGGGTGCAAGGGGTGCGGCCCGATGACGTCTTCATCATCAACGATGCCGATGAGATCCCAGCACGGGAGGGGGTCCTCTTCCTCAAGCTTTTCGACGGCTGGACAGAGCCCTTTGCCATTCACATGCGCAGGTCCCTCTACGGATTCTTCTGGAAGCAGCTGGGCTCCCTGGAGGTGGTGTCCGGGTGCACGGTGGGCATGCTGAATGCCGTCTACGAAAACGACGGCATCAAGCTTCGAAGGAGAGAGTACTACACCATGCCAGGCTTCCGAAAGTACGAGAACGACACGGGTCACATCCTGGTGCAGTGGTCCATTGGAAGCCCCGTTCATTTCGCGGGCTGGCACTGCTCCTGGTGTTTCAGCCCGGAGGGAATCCACCTCAAGCTCATCTCAGCCCAGAATGGGGACTTCCCCCGCTGGGGGGACTACGAGGATAAGCGGGACCTAAACTATATCCGGAAGCTAATCCGGACTGGGGGCTGGTTCGATGGGTCCGTGCAGGAGTATCCCCCGTCAGACCCGAAGGAGCACATGTATGCCCCCAAATATCTGCTGGATAACTTTGAGCGCTACCGCTACATGCTGGTGAACACCTACAGCTAA